Below is a genomic region from Meleagris gallopavo isolate NT-WF06-2002-E0010 breed Aviagen turkey brand Nicholas breeding stock chromosome 5, Turkey_5.1, whole genome shotgun sequence.
CTAGGACTTAGCAGCAGCATCAAGCTGGTAGCTTTGTTCATAATTGAGTGAATACCAAAAGGAGCACACGGTACGATTCCTTATGAGAAACTatattgtaagaaaaaaaaagtccaagaCTGATCTGAAGAAATAATGTATGATATCAGAGAATTAGATATGCATATCTTACcgttaaaataaatataactaATGAGAAGAAGTTCAGTAAGTGGATCAAGGTTATTTATGAGGTCCTTGATTTTCCCATTGGTTCTTTCTGCTACATAATCATTGATCTTCATCTGGGCTTGATCAGACCTCTTGAAGTTCATAGGATAAATTTCACCTTCATAGAATTCTCTGAGGTTATTCAAAAATCTTTGTTGTGGTTTCAGTCGATCAAGTACAAACAGGACATTTCCCATATTTAGCTGTAAACCCTCATTCTTTCTGTTTACCATTTGTATGAGTTGACGATAACCTTCAtggatttcattttcagaaatctcaCGTGGATTAAAGTGAAGGACCCTAAGAATCTGTGCCAAAGTATCAGACCTGGCACCAAGAGTCAGCATTGCAAAGGCAGTAGAGATGCtcaaaggagagaagaaaatattcccaCTGTTTTCATGAGAAGAAATCTCTTTGTAGAAGCAACAAGCAAACTGACAAACACGGCTCCCTACAGCCTGCTGTGGCATGTTTCggttctcttttcctctttgattTTGGTTTCTTACAACTTGGTGATAAGGCTCATAGGGATAAATGTTGGAATGAATCCCAACAACTAAAAGGCAGAGGAACAACAACAGCTTCATGTTTCTATAaatctgtaaaagaagaaaataaaaatgaaatctgtcttACAAATTTTTTTACCTCATGCTTTTCAATAAATCTGTCCTTTCACTGTACAGATCTGGCTTGGTACCAGTTATTCCAAGccattttcattcaaatgaTATCAGCTTTCTATTTCAAGGAAGTAGGTTTTGGAAAATTACTCAATCCACTGAAGAAGttatgaaagaatgaaaattaaattcaaagCAAAGCAGTATGAAAGGCACCCTCATTAAGGTTAGGCTACTTCTCCTTTggaactgttttatttctggtattctatttttaatatgacTTTAAGTGTTAAAAGCACAGGTCTCTAGAACAGAGGATAAGGGAGCCGTCAATGCCGGTCAATTACAGTTAGTATGACAAAAAATTCAAAGTAAAGGAAACACGCAGTATTCCTCCATTGTGACAATTAATGTTACACGTAATTTTAAATGGGCTGTGGGTATATAAGCAGACACCAGAGAGAAAGTAAATGAATTAGTTAATGAGGAAGTGATGAGCATTTTCTGTGATTCCTTAAAACTTGACCAATTAAGcactatttaagaaaaaaattgccaCATAGCTTTGAGCAATTACAGATTTATCAAGACCATGGAAATACAGTGTTGTTCATTAAAAAAGGAAGTGTGCCTACTGCATGCAAAGGTTTAGATAAGTGACCAAACCAAATCACCTAAAAATCggaaacaaacaaagaaaaattagagaaaCAGGAGAACAGTTTGAAAACAATCTTGACTTTACAATCAAAAATACAATGAAAGGTGACTTTATCACAGAAGGCTGCAATGGCAAAAAGTGAAGATGAATGAGTGAACTCTAGAGGAATGAAACTAAAAAATAGTATAGGAAAGCCCATAGAATAGGAAAGCCTTTTTCAAAGTAGTGCATAAACCATCCATTCACTTCTGCATACTATTAAGTTCAGAAACAAATCTTAATGGTACTGCACATGGTTCAACAACTTTTTTTGATAGAAGAAAGTAAAGACATGGAACAAAACTGGAAATCAAAATCATCCTCCTGTGGCATATTACTACTTTACCTTTATTAAGGTTAAGGTATTAAGGTATTACCgtcattaataaaataaaatactccccagagaaaaatacaaagaattcCAAAGGTGAAACATAAGTTAAGTGTCTGatttggaaagagaaatagTATTTAGGCTTTCATATCTTATAAAATCATGATGTCTTGTTGAATTTTTATCCAACCATGATCTTTCATTTGTGTTCTCCACATTCTTATAACCTTGTTTCTCCAAATTTCGGTGAACTCAGAATACTGATCTCCACTACAAtgtatgttatatatatattctttaaTCACATTCTTTGAATATTGTGGTTACAGCAATGTTACTATTGCTAGGAAAGGACAAGAACCCTGTGCCAAAACACTTTCGGTCATCATTCACTTTTATGCCTAGAACACATTTAAAACATTACTTTTTGATTTGTTAGTGACTTGCTCTACTGTCATTCATACTCTTTTAACTCTATCTGCAGTACTTTTTTCTGAATTCTCTGGAAACTTTAGAGAGCAAATCATAAATCTCTACTTTTATGTTATTTCATGCACATCATTTGTTATTTATGACCCTTTTGCTTCATTGAACTCTAAATCTTTTCAATGTGCAGTCTTCCTAAAGAGGGAAATGCTATACAAATGAGCTCTCATAGAGGACTAAtcttacatatttaaaaataaagtaataaaagagTACAAAAAGTTTAAATTGCAGTCTGATTGAGAACAATATAATTTCTCAATTGATTAATCAGAAATTGTTGTAACATTTGACAGTTCTTCCACAGAAAAAAGATGCACGACTTACAGTACAGTCAAAAGGGTCTCCTGTTGTGTTCACCAGGTCTTCACAGGTCCTTGCTCAGTTGTTTATGCTGCTGAAGACAGTGCAGGGTATCCTCTAGCAAAGGTTAAGATCATCTAAGGGCTGTGACTCACACATTATAATTTTAGAGATTAGGCAGAGCAAACAATGTTGAAACTAGTTTTACTGGACACCTAACTTTGCTGAATATATGTCTCACATGTGACATTTTATTATTCATGAATATCTGTTTGCCCTGGTTAGATTCAAAACTTTTTTCATCAAACTGAACTTACTGATTTTTCTTATCACAACACATTTCAACTGccaaaaatctatttttttctacaatcAAGAGaatcaacagaaataattacagtTAAAGGTCTTGAGCATCATCTCCAATGACTACAGCATTGCTGCCACAAGGACTAGACTTAATGCCCTGGGATAATCCATCTTTTTGTGAATTAGCCTGATTGTTTGTATCCTGCATATCCGTGTCGGGGCATGATTCTCCCCAGACAAACTCATTGATGGTTCTAAAAGATGCAGAGTTTAGAACACTGTTTTGCTACTTCTGCAAATGCAGACATAGGTGTATCCAACTATCCACTCCCACATGGAGAAAGCACTGGCAGCATGATCTGCTATGGCAACTCCAGGGCCACTCACACAGCTGTGTACCCAAACGCAAAAGAATGTGGCCGGGATGCTATTGTACATAGGTGATCCCAGGTACAAGTATGGCCCGGGGACAGGGGGCGGAAGCCTAAGAACGTGGGTGTTAAATAGAACAAGTCCTTAGACCAGCTTACTATCTTGGTATCTGGTTTGCGGGTAGCAGGCCCCTCTGATCATGTGCCAAATTCATCTGTGTTAGATCAGACAGCCCAGTACCCTGAGCTCAGAACTCAGCCCTATTCATTGCAGTGAAACACTATCATTGCTGCGGCAAGTTGGTAGGAGCAAAGTGTCAGCAGTGTTGAACAAGGAACATCTGTAGATCATGTAGTGTAACCTCTTGCTCAAAGCAGGATCAGCTATAGCAGTTTGCTCGGGACTGTCTTAACTGTGGTAAAGACAGCACAATCTCTCTGAACAACCTATTTCAGAGTTTGACCACGCTGTcaataaaacagattttcacaCAAATTTAAGTggaatttattttatcttaatttGTGCTCAatgccccttgtcctgtcactgagAAGAGGGTAGCTCTTTCTTTGCTCCTCCCATCACAAATCAAGTATTTATTGGGtgaccttttcttctctgagctTAACAATTCCAGCACTCTCAGTTTCGCCATGTATGTCAGATCACCTTTCTTATCCACTACTAGAACAATGCCAGTATACTCCCGTTCTTGTACTGGAGCCCAGCACtagacacagcactccagatgtgcGTGCGATGAATGAGTAGAAGGAAAGCATTATCCACTTTGACCCGCTGGTGATAATCTCCCTCGTGAAGCCCAAGATACTCTTGACCTTTGTGAAAAGTGCTCATTGTGGCTCATGCTCGGCTTGATGCCTGCCAGAAACCCCAAACCATCAAATACAGTATCTTATGTCTCCATTTCAAGAACTGAGATAACATTTGTTCTCTATTTCCCTTTAAAATGCAAGCATTTTAGTAGAGGGAACAACTTTACACAAAATAGGTGGAGTTCCGATCTCGGTGCTCCATCTCCAAGCACCATTGAAATACTAACCACAACAATAGCTCTGTAATATTTTCTGGCAGGcaaaaatgcaaacagtgaAAGTTGTTGATGACTACAACCTATCAAGCTACTCAGCagattgcaaaaaaaataaaaataaaaataaaaaataaaaaaagaaaaagaaaaagcttattGCTTATGAAGTAAAtcttgagaaataaaatgctttgtgGCTGTATACTAGACTCTCAAATAATGTGTTCTTTAGGCATAACATTCACTTGAAAGAGTATTTGGGATATCGTTTTTACTGTTTCTTGTGTAAGAGTCAGGAATCTCACTTAGAACTAACTTTTAATAATGGGCTACAACTTTCATAGTGTATGAAAGGTGATTTCtgatgaagaaaggaaggaagcctAATTAAATACAGACGCCATGCTAATGACAAGGTGATGGATAAATGACTAAGCTAGATTCGCACACACCTAGACCACACCTCAGGACACTTGTAAGGGGAAAGCCTGGCAGTTAACAGGGAAAAGTCTGCCCTACAATTggaaagaagacagagaaaattgATGCAGGATCAATGTACATGAAAAATGTGAATCTCTTGCTAATGGcataaaagaaaatccaaacatttttcatgtttttctagAGTGAAGCCATCAGAGTCCTTTGTGTGAAAAGAGGGGTAGCAGTTTCTGACTCAACTGTACAATGTACATGATGAAAAACTTCAACTATAAACAATTAGTTATATCATAATTATAAGCAGAATACTGATTTGTAAAGAATTCGGCCATTTTGTGTAATTTTGAAAACTGGGATATTCCAGAGtaacactgaatattttgacGATACAATGTTAATAGCGAGAAGAAATTCCCTCAACTATACCAGGAGCTTTACAAAAAGTTCTCACATAACTGGCACCAAATTGCTCATACGTGATTAAGTTCCAGATGGCAGTACTTAGTatatctgttttgaaaaaagaTAGTAAAATCAAGGAGTTTATTTATGTGGAGTTCCTCTCTACAATACCCAGTATCCACTGGTAGGAAAAGTAGGGAATTCTACTCCATAAACAAGGCCACAAAGCTTCATCTTAACTTTGCTAAACCACAGATACCAGGTGTGTACATACTTTCAAGAGTATGGAAGAATGTCTTAATTTGTTGTCCATTGAAACTAAAGCATTTTTTCataatgataattaaaaagGGAGGCAACAGGGACTGGAAAACAAATTTATATTGTGTTGTAGTTTTCTGGAGCTGTCAGTACTTTCTTCTCAAAATTTAACAAGGAAAAGTGCACAGCCTATAAAATGAGGACGGTTATACCTAATTTAGAATATCTGGTTCCTTGTAATAACAAAATATTGCCTTTTAAATGTGTTTCAGAGCTTGCAGGATTTCTAAAAAATGATTGCTCAGTAGGTATAGCACTGCTACAGAAGatttacagaaacagaaatcactTCAAGACACCTCTGTTTAGTCATGAGGTTTTTAGCAATCCTTTTAAACCCAGTATTCCCTCCCAATAAATCTACTACACAGCaaacaagaggaagaaagaaaagaaaacaaaatcaaccaCCAAAGACCAAAACCTTCTCTTCTCGTTACCTTGTTCTCTTCTTGTCAACTTGTTACTGTTACTTTAATTATCACTGGAAATGCATGGATGTAGGTAAAGGTATGTAACTATTTTACAAcacaggtttttgtttgcttatgtCAATATCCTGAAATTCTGTCagtttttcttcaggaaatgaGAGAAGTGACTATGGTTTGGTAGCTGTTCTCTCTCCAGTCCAGctttccatctctttctctGGAAAGGAGGCAGGGAAGTATCCTACCCATCCTCTCTTGACGTGCCTTGTGCTGCTGAGGATTCAGATGTTCTAACTCAACAGAGCCATACCATATTCCTGAGTCCTCTCTGCCCTTTTGGCTATTCTTGCTTTCCTAGCCACAGGTAAGAGCTCCAGgaaagtaaacagaaagagtAAGGAATATCCTCAGTACAATACCTCTCCAGAGGACAAATCTCACTTCTTTCCACATAATCCTCGCCTCAAATTCGGTGTCCTGACAACTCCCTCTTCTTGTGCCCCTTCAAATCACTCATCCAGCCCTCCAAGCATCAACACTGGTGATTCCAATCACCACCTCTTCCAATAACTCACTGCCAAATATTCTTCATCTTCTCTAAATTCTCTTGTCATCACGTCCAGCATCAACTTTTTTAGTATCATAAAAGCTAAAATGAGAACATGAAGAGGTGAGGCTGTAGAGAAGTAGGGGTTCATcttgggagacctcattgtggccttccagtaccttaGGGGAACTTGTAAACAGGAGgaaaactgactttttacacagccTGATAGTGAAAGGACAAGATGGAATGGTTTTCtactaaaagagaggagattcaggtcagatattaggagCAAATTTTTACtcagagcacagtgaagcactggcacaagctgctTAGAGAAGTTGTGGGAGTTTTCacagccaggttggatggggccctgagcaggcTGATTTGAGTCAACACTGTGTCCTTCTGTCCACAAagaccaatggtatcctgggatgcattagAAAGATTAtagccagcaggttgagggagaaTGTCCTTCCCTTctattctgccctggtaaggccacatttagaatactgtgtccagttctgagcttcCCAGTTTGAGAAAGACAAGGATATTATAGCG
It encodes:
- the LOC100544866 gene encoding serpin A3-4-like; protein product: MTRFHFYFLLLQIYRNMKLLLFLCLLVVGIHSNIYPYEPYHQVVRNQNQRGKENRNMPQQAVGSRVCQFACCFYKEISSHENSGNIFFSPLSISTAFAMLTLGARSDTLAQILRVLHFNPREISENEIHEGYRQLIQMVNRKNEGLQLNMGNVLFVLDRLKPQQRFLNNLREFYEGEIYPMNFKRSDQAQMKINDYVAERTNGKIKDLINNLDPLTELLLISYIYFNGKICISNSLISYIISSDQEKQNDSALYCDIMPESLILFLHFFSSNSVNLYLPKFTLHGRYNLKNILYKMGIMDLFTDKADLSGITGQPQHRISQAIHQAVVKVDETGTEAAAATGMEIVPMSVPVVIRMNRPFLLVITLRDNILFMGKIVNPLEKD